The genomic stretch GACAAAATCCATTTTTTTTCCTCCGAGTTGTTTTTGTTCTTTTTTTCTTCCTTTTTTACCCGCCCGTCAGTTCCCGGAAAACATCGTCCAGTTTGCCTTCCAGGGCGCGCAATCCCGTTACCGGCCAGCCGGGATTGGCCCGGGTCAGCTCGGTAACATCCTGGAACAACCGGGCGGAATCCCGCGGCAAAACGGTAATGGTGTTGCCGTTGACGGTTGTTTCGGCGGCCGACGCGATGTTTTTGATTTTTGCCGCCATATCCGGATCAAAGGTTTTGAAAGTCACCTCAACGGCGCCGTGCAGTCTGCTGCGGGACTTTAATTCCGCGGGCGAGCAGTTGGCGATCAACGCGCCATTGCATATGATTATCACCCGCGTGCAGACCGCTTCCACCTCTTCCAGGATATGGGTGGAAATGACGATTGTCTTGCGGGAAGCCATGTCGCGGATCATGGTGCGCACCACGTGCTTCTGGTTGGGATCGAGCCCGTCCGTGGGTTCGTCCATAATTAAAACCGGCGGATCATGCAAGAGGGCCTGGGCAAAACAAACCCGCTGGCGGTATCCCTTGGAAAGCGTGCCGATAGCCTGATGCCGCACCTTGTCCAAACGGCAGATTTCCACGGCCGCCTCAACTTTTTTATCCCGCGCCATACCCGTGAAACCGCGGATTTCGGCGATGAACGCCAGATAATTCCAGACCGTCATCTCGCCGTAGACCGGCGCGTTTTCCGGAAGATAGCCGATCTGCTTTTTGGCCGCGCGCGGGGCGGCGTTGATATCATGGCCGTTGATCACCGCCGTGCCGGATGTCGGCGGCAGAAATCCGGTGATCATCCGCATGGTGGTTGTCTTCCCGGCCCCGTTCGGTCCCAGAAAACCCAGCACTTCGCCCTTTTCCGCCTGGAAAGACACGCCGCGAACCGCTTCCAAACGCCCGAACATTTTGCAAAGATTTTTTACTGCCAGCATTTCCATCCTCCTGTTAAAACCGGACACCGGAACACAGGCAACGGTCCCCCGCTTTTTCCGGAGCCGGAAGTCTCTTTGTCCTCAATCTGCAATCCGCCGTTTTAAAAATATGATCTTTTTCCTGAAACGGTAAAAATTACATAATAACAACCTTGCGCGCAAGCGAATTACCATCCGTTTTTCTGGGAATTGTTATTTTTAAAATGCTGTTTTCATAAACGGCCCGGGCGGCCTCTCCGACAATGTCATCCGGCAGCATGATCTGCGTCTGAAACCGGCCGGAAGAGATTGCCTGCGCGTTCTGTTCCGTTGTCCGCCGTTCCATCCCGGCTTCAATTTTCAAAACCCGCCCGTTGAGACTGACGTTGATGCCGGCTTTGTCAACACCGGGCATGGAAATCGAAACCACATAGTTGGTTTCCTCCTGCCGCATGTTGACCGATGGCATCTCGCCGACATCGCGCCAGTCCCGATCAATAAGATTCAACGCTCCGCTGTGCCGGCTGGCATACGCCATCTGAAAAATCCGCCCAATCTCGGCCTGTAAACGCCTGACCCAGTCTTCGCCGGGATAACTGTCCTCAAAAGGAAAATGCGCCGGCTCTGGGCCGGCGGAACGCATATTGCCCCGGACAAACAACATGTCCCTCGTCATTTCATGGAAAAGACGGTCAATCTGGTTTTGCATGCGTTCCAGGTCTTCCGCCGTTTCCTGGACAACAATGTCTTCCTTT from Kiritimatiellia bacterium encodes the following:
- a CDS encoding ABC transporter ATP-binding protein; protein product: MLAVKNLCKMFGRLEAVRGVSFQAEKGEVLGFLGPNGAGKTTTMRMITGFLPPTSGTAVINGHDINAAPRAAKKQIGYLPENAPVYGEMTVWNYLAFIAEIRGFTGMARDKKVEAAVEICRLDKVRHQAIGTLSKGYRQRVCFAQALLHDPPVLIMDEPTDGLDPNQKHVVRTMIRDMASRKTIVISTHILEEVEAVCTRVIIICNGALIANCSPAELKSRSRLHGAVEVTFKTFDPDMAAKIKNIASAAETTVNGNTITVLPRDSARLFQDVTELTRANPGWPVTGLRALEGKLDDVFRELTGG
- a CDS encoding Hsp20/alpha crystallin family protein, giving the protein MHERRKTLLFVSVIILLALVALVEGVFLMRSPAHRHGWPLSVSGIFRSLIAPADVPARAEDAAKEDIVVQETAEDLERMQNQIDRLFHEMTRDMLFVRGNMRSAGPEPAHFPFEDSYPGEDWVRRLQAEIGRIFQMAYASRHSGALNLIDRDWRDVGEMPSVNMRQEETNYVVSISMPGVDKAGINVSLNGRVLKIEAGMERRTTEQNAQAISSGRFQTQIMLPDDIVGEAARAVYENSILKITIPRKTDGNSLARKVVIM